A genomic segment from Pseudoduganella chitinolytica encodes:
- a CDS encoding TonB-dependent receptor: protein MQTDYKFAAAAARAALGLTFLAVAPAGAQVLNVVLVNGGRPTSLPAQIPTTIEGITAQQIEERINATDSEDALKYLPSLNVRKRFAGDYDHAVLASRASGTGNSARSLVYADGILLSNLLGNGATYTPRWGMVTPEEIERVDVLYGPFSAAYPGNAVGAVVDYQTRMPRKLEGHVRVSGFTQRFKQYATRADYRGAQGSASLGDRAGAFAWWVDVSRLDSDGQPIGFANKPLSAGTAAGPGPATPVTGAVADRNPSGRDWLILGATNQVRTVQDHAKVKLAYDVSPVLRASYTLGWWHNDAERRSTSYLRDVAGNTVTSGTIDVDGRRYQLLPSDFAPARGELEHVMHGLSLKRHAKDVFDWELAYSRYDYRKDRARTATDFVAGPDARGAGNVTDMHGSGWNTVALKGTWRPNAAHVVDLGVQRDAARLRTRVVNSADWIRGTTGRPVSTFNGQTRLEAMYGQDTWRIDDAWKATLGARLERWRAFGGEMSAAGGGLVPFGARSETSWSPKAALAWRASDEWTLKASAGRAVRNPTAAELFQGSIVDERIVNTDPNLRAERSWTGELTAERITGSGSLRATLFHETTRDALYSQPLTATVNTVQNVGRVRTNGLELAQQADDLWLRGLSFNSSLTYADSRIVANDALPASVGKRQPRVPRWRATALASYRFGERWTGTLGARYSGRQYGTLDNSDPNGQTYMGVSDYLVADLRLRYRFDAHWSGALGIDNLGGEKYWAFHPYTQRTVVAELKFDL from the coding sequence ATGCAAACGGATTACAAGTTTGCCGCCGCGGCGGCAAGGGCGGCGCTCGGCCTGACGTTCCTGGCGGTGGCGCCAGCGGGGGCCCAGGTGTTGAACGTCGTGCTGGTCAACGGCGGCCGGCCCACGTCGCTGCCGGCGCAGATCCCCACCACGATCGAGGGCATCACGGCGCAGCAGATCGAGGAGCGCATCAATGCCACCGACAGCGAGGATGCGCTGAAGTACCTGCCCAGCCTGAACGTGCGCAAGCGCTTCGCGGGCGACTACGACCATGCGGTACTGGCCAGCCGCGCTTCCGGCACGGGCAACAGCGCCCGCTCGCTGGTCTACGCGGATGGCATCCTGCTGTCCAACCTGCTGGGCAACGGCGCCACCTACACGCCGCGCTGGGGCATGGTGACGCCGGAGGAGATCGAGCGGGTGGACGTGCTGTACGGCCCGTTCTCGGCCGCGTACCCCGGCAACGCCGTGGGCGCGGTGGTCGACTACCAGACGCGCATGCCGCGCAAGCTGGAAGGGCACGTGCGGGTGAGCGGCTTCACGCAGCGGTTCAAGCAGTACGCCACGCGCGCCGACTACCGCGGCGCCCAGGGCAGCGCATCGCTGGGCGACCGCGCCGGCGCCTTCGCCTGGTGGGTGGACGTGTCGCGCCTGGACAGCGACGGCCAGCCGATCGGCTTCGCCAACAAGCCGCTCTCGGCCGGCACCGCGGCCGGCCCTGGCCCGGCCACGCCGGTCACGGGCGCGGTGGCGGACCGCAATCCGTCCGGGCGCGACTGGCTGATCCTGGGCGCGACCAACCAGGTGCGCACGGTGCAGGACCACGCCAAGGTCAAGCTGGCATACGACGTGTCGCCGGTACTGCGCGCCAGCTACACGCTGGGCTGGTGGCACAACGATGCCGAGCGGCGCAGCACGTCCTACCTGCGCGATGTGGCTGGCAATACCGTCACGAGCGGCACCATCGATGTGGACGGGCGGCGCTACCAACTGCTGCCGTCGGACTTCGCCCCCGCGCGCGGCGAGCTGGAACACGTGATGCACGGGCTGTCGCTGAAGCGCCATGCGAAAGATGTCTTCGACTGGGAGCTCGCCTACAGCCGCTACGACTACCGCAAGGACCGCGCGCGCACGGCCACCGATTTCGTCGCCGGACCGGATGCCAGGGGCGCCGGCAACGTCACGGACATGCACGGCAGCGGCTGGAACACGGTGGCGCTGAAGGGGACGTGGCGGCCCAACGCCGCGCACGTCGTCGACCTGGGCGTGCAGCGCGATGCGGCGCGGCTGCGCACGCGCGTCGTCAACAGCGCCGACTGGATCCGCGGCACGACGGGGCGGCCGGTGTCGACGTTCAATGGCCAGACTCGCCTGGAAGCCATGTATGGGCAGGACACCTGGCGCATCGACGACGCCTGGAAAGCCACGCTGGGTGCGCGGCTGGAACGCTGGCGCGCGTTCGGCGGCGAGATGTCGGCGGCCGGCGGCGGCCTGGTGCCGTTTGGTGCGCGCAGCGAGACGAGCTGGTCGCCCAAGGCGGCGCTGGCCTGGCGTGCCAGCGACGAGTGGACGCTCAAGGCATCGGCCGGCCGCGCCGTGCGCAACCCGACGGCCGCCGAGCTGTTCCAGGGCTCCATCGTCGACGAACGCATCGTCAACACGGACCCGAACCTGCGCGCGGAGCGCTCGTGGACGGGCGAGCTGACGGCCGAGCGAATCACGGGCAGCGGCAGCCTGCGTGCCACGCTGTTCCATGAGACGACGCGCGATGCGCTGTATTCGCAGCCGCTGACGGCCACCGTCAACACGGTGCAGAACGTGGGCCGGGTGCGCACCAACGGGCTGGAACTGGCGCAGCAGGCCGATGACCTGTGGCTGCGCGGGCTCTCGTTCAACAGCAGCCTGACGTATGCGGACTCGCGCATCGTGGCGAACGACGCCTTGCCGGCGTCGGTGGGCAAGCGCCAGCCGCGCGTGCCGCGCTGGCGCGCCACCGCGCTGGCCTCGTACCGCTTCGGCGAGCGCTGGACCGGCACCCTGGGCGCGCGCTACAGCGGGCGCCAGTACGGCACGCTGGACAACAGCGACCCGAACGGGCAGACCTACATGGGCGTATCGGACTACCTGGTGGCGGACCTGCGGCTGCGCTACCGCTTCGACGCGCACTGGAGCGGTGCGCTGGGGATCGACAACCTGGGCGGCGAGAAGTACTGGGCGTTCCACCCGTACACGCAGCGGACGGTGGTGGCCGAACTGAAGTTCGACCTTTGA
- a CDS encoding copper chaperone PCu(A)C, which produces MKSISVLLAAVLAAAAIPAIAQVTVTEPWARATVPAAKSSGAFMRLQSKQDARLVGVRSPVADMAELHRMSMENNRMSMAPVAAIDLPAGKTVELASGGYHVMLMGLKRQLKEGESIPVTLVIESKDSKRTDVEVQVPVRPLTYSPHAGH; this is translated from the coding sequence ATGAAGTCCATTTCCGTATTGCTCGCGGCCGTGCTGGCCGCTGCCGCCATCCCCGCCATCGCCCAGGTCACCGTGACCGAGCCGTGGGCCCGTGCCACCGTACCCGCCGCGAAATCGTCCGGCGCGTTCATGCGCCTGCAGTCGAAGCAGGACGCGCGCCTGGTCGGCGTGCGCAGTCCCGTGGCCGACATGGCCGAACTGCACCGCATGTCGATGGAGAACAACCGCATGTCGATGGCGCCCGTCGCGGCCATCGACCTCCCGGCCGGGAAGACCGTCGAACTGGCGTCCGGCGGCTACCACGTCATGCTGATGGGACTGAAGCGCCAGTTGAAGGAAGGCGAGAGCATTCCCGTCACGCTCGTGATCGAGTCGAAGGACAGCAAGCGCACGGATGTCGAGGTACAGGTGCCCGTGCGCCCGCTGACCTACAGTCCGCACGCCGGTCACTGA
- a CDS encoding DUF2946 domain-containing protein produces the protein MKSRARRLLHVWIACCAILLNALAPAVSHALALADGRHAGPAWEICRNDGTRLTGHGVLDEATFLALTDRRRPAPPPGDDAAAPMTDCGYCLAHAGALGLPPAAALPLPFAAMPAARPFLFYHAPRPLETWVAAHPRGPPVDA, from the coding sequence ATGAAATCCCGCGCCCGCCGCCTGCTGCATGTCTGGATCGCCTGTTGCGCGATCCTGCTGAACGCGCTCGCGCCCGCCGTCTCCCATGCGCTGGCGCTGGCGGATGGCCGCCATGCCGGCCCGGCCTGGGAAATCTGCCGCAACGACGGCACCCGCCTGACGGGTCACGGCGTGCTGGACGAAGCCACGTTCCTGGCGCTGACGGACCGCCGCCGGCCGGCCCCGCCGCCAGGCGACGATGCCGCCGCGCCGATGACCGATTGCGGCTACTGCCTGGCCCATGCCGGCGCGTTGGGCCTGCCGCCCGCCGCGGCGTTGCCGCTGCCGTTCGCCGCCATGCCGGCCGCGCGGCCCTTCCTGTTCTACCACGCTCCCCGTCCGCTGGAGACCTGGGTGGCCGCGCATCCGCGCGGGCCGCCCGTTGACGCCTGA
- a CDS encoding serine hydrolase domain-containing protein, with product MPDHPDIVIDRAIERHKIVGAVVLAARGGEIVYRRTAGWADRDGGRAMTLDALFLYASMTKPLVAATALRLIDQGFLQLHDTVAHWLPAFRPALPDGSVPDITLHHLLTHTAGLSYAFIETEDGPYRRAGVSSGLDQPGLSLAENLARIAAVPLAFAPGSSWRYSVAMDVLGGVLEVASGKGLPALVEQYVTGPLGMADTGFRVADRDRLVVHYLNDKPQPRPMEEDAATRSGVGIARFAPRRIFDPDSYPSGGAGMAGSAPDFLRFVLALRDSHRDILDVARVDRTGTGAATQGAGWGFGYLGAVLGDPGPTHTPQQPGTIQWGGAYGHYWCYDPVRDFAVVSMTNTSFEGMSGTFPRDLRNALYRAFGGV from the coding sequence ATGCCCGACCATCCGGATATCGTCATCGACCGCGCCATCGAGCGTCACAAGATCGTGGGCGCCGTCGTGCTGGCCGCGCGCGGCGGCGAGATCGTCTACCGGCGCACTGCCGGCTGGGCAGACCGCGACGGCGGGCGGGCCATGACGCTTGATGCGCTGTTCCTGTATGCGTCGATGACCAAGCCGCTGGTCGCAGCCACCGCGCTGCGCCTGATCGACCAGGGCTTCCTGCAGCTGCACGACACGGTGGCGCACTGGCTGCCGGCGTTCCGCCCCGCCCTGCCCGACGGCTCGGTGCCCGACATCACGCTGCACCACCTGCTGACCCACACGGCGGGGCTGTCGTACGCGTTCATCGAGACGGAGGACGGGCCCTACCGGCGCGCCGGCGTGTCGTCCGGACTGGACCAGCCGGGCCTGTCGCTGGCCGAGAACCTGGCCCGCATCGCGGCCGTGCCGCTGGCGTTCGCGCCCGGCAGCAGCTGGCGCTATTCGGTGGCGATGGACGTGCTGGGCGGCGTGCTGGAAGTGGCCAGCGGCAAAGGCCTGCCGGCGCTGGTGGAACAATACGTGACGGGCCCGCTGGGCATGGCCGACACGGGCTTTCGCGTGGCCGACCGGGACCGGCTGGTGGTGCACTACCTGAACGACAAGCCGCAACCGCGGCCGATGGAAGAGGACGCGGCAACGCGCTCCGGCGTGGGCATCGCCCGCTTCGCGCCGCGCCGCATCTTCGATCCCGACTCGTACCCGTCCGGCGGCGCCGGCATGGCCGGCAGCGCGCCCGACTTCCTGCGTTTCGTGCTGGCCCTGCGGGACAGCCACCGCGACATCCTCGACGTCGCCCGCGTGGACCGCACCGGCACGGGCGCGGCCACGCAAGGCGCCGGCTGGGGCTTCGGCTACCTGGGCGCCGTGCTGGGCGACCCGGGCCCCACGCACACGCCGCAGCAGCCGGGCACGATCCAGTGGGGCGGCGCCTACGGCCACTACTGGTGCTACGACCCGGTGCGCGACTTCGCCGTTGTCAGCATGACCAACACGTCGTTCGAGGGCATGTCCGGCACGTTCCCGCGCGACCTGCGCAATGCGCTGTACCGGGCCTTCGGAGGAGTCTAG
- a CDS encoding YaeQ family protein: MALKATIYKAELSIADMDRNYYGTHTLTLARHPSETDERMMVRLLAFAIHANDSLAFTKGMFDVEEPDLWDKDLTDAIQLWIEVGQPEERRILKGCGRSEHVIVYCYSTASPIWWKNIANKVERAKNLSVVNLPAEATEALAKMAQRTMQLQCTIQDGQIWLTDGVETVQVERETWKSER, from the coding sequence ATGGCACTCAAGGCAACGATCTACAAGGCGGAACTGTCCATCGCGGACATGGACCGCAATTACTACGGCACCCACACGCTGACGCTGGCGCGCCATCCGTCCGAGACGGACGAACGCATGATGGTGCGGCTGCTGGCCTTCGCCATCCACGCCAACGACTCGCTGGCCTTCACCAAGGGCATGTTCGACGTCGAGGAACCGGACCTGTGGGACAAGGACCTGACCGACGCGATCCAGCTGTGGATCGAGGTGGGCCAGCCGGAAGAGCGCCGCATCCTGAAGGGTTGCGGGCGCTCCGAGCACGTCATCGTCTACTGCTACAGCACGGCCAGCCCGATCTGGTGGAAGAATATCGCGAACAAGGTCGAACGGGCCAAGAACCTGTCCGTCGTCAACCTGCCGGCCGAGGCCACCGAGGCGCTGGCGAAGATGGCGCAGCGCACGATGCAGCTGCAGTGCACGATCCAGGACGGCCAGATCTGGCTGACCGACGGCGTCGAGACCGTGCAGGTCGAGCGCGAAACCTGGAAGAGCGAGCGCTAG
- the purU gene encoding formyltetrahydrofolate deformylase — translation MTHPEYILTLSCPDQRGIVHRVSGFLAEHGCNILDSAQFGDQETQRFFMRVHFAAEDAGVGDAALRTEFAQLADTLRLEWNLHDAHAKPRVLLMVSKIGHCLNDLLFRYKSGLLPVEIPAIVSNHMDFYQLAASYNIPFHHLPLATGAPEAAKLAQEARIVDLMNTHQIDLVVLARYMQILSPDLCARLKGKAINIHHSFLPSFKGARPYAQAHKRGVKLIGATAHFVTGDLDEGPIIEQDVERVDHAMDAETLSAIGRDVECVVLARAVKWFVEHRILQNGDRTVIFK, via the coding sequence ATGACGCATCCCGAATACATCCTGACGCTTTCCTGCCCCGACCAGCGCGGTATCGTGCACCGGGTATCCGGCTTCCTGGCCGAGCACGGTTGCAACATCCTCGACTCCGCCCAGTTCGGCGACCAGGAGACGCAGCGCTTCTTCATGCGCGTGCATTTCGCGGCCGAGGACGCGGGTGTCGGCGATGCCGCGCTGCGCACCGAGTTCGCGCAACTGGCCGACACGCTGCGCCTCGAGTGGAACCTGCACGACGCCCACGCCAAGCCGCGCGTGCTGCTGATGGTGTCGAAGATCGGCCACTGCCTGAACGACCTGTTGTTCCGCTACAAGAGCGGCCTGCTGCCGGTGGAGATCCCCGCCATCGTGTCGAACCACATGGACTTCTACCAGCTCGCGGCCAGCTACAACATCCCGTTCCACCACCTGCCGCTGGCCACCGGCGCGCCGGAGGCGGCCAAGCTGGCGCAGGAAGCACGCATCGTCGACCTGATGAACACGCACCAGATCGACCTCGTCGTGCTGGCGCGCTACATGCAGATCCTGTCGCCCGACCTGTGCGCGCGCCTGAAGGGCAAGGCCATCAATATCCACCATTCGTTCCTGCCCAGCTTCAAGGGCGCGCGCCCGTATGCGCAGGCGCACAAGCGCGGCGTGAAGCTGATCGGCGCCACCGCGCACTTCGTCACGGGCGACCTGGACGAAGGCCCGATCATCGAGCAGGACGTCGAGCGCGTCGACCATGCGATGGACGCGGAGACGCTGTCGGCCATCGGCCGCGACGTCGAATGCGTCGTGCTGGCGCGCGCCGTCAAGTGGTTCGTCGAACACCGCATCCTGCAAAACGGCGACCGCACCGTCATCTTCAAATAA
- a CDS encoding hemerythrin domain-containing protein, translated as MTNESDKAIPLPTSEDHPAARMPRAGHSTVNDAVALLTSDHDKAKQLFREYERLARIGDISLKADLALQICMELTIHTQLEEELFYPAFRSETGDEKMVQEAIQEHAEAKELIAHIQGMSGDDQDLDSTMALLRRAIEHHVTEEEQEMFPKARQSDVNLARLREQLADRKEQLEHDMGAAPLRSGTREAVGERSAVGKADS; from the coding sequence ATGACGAACGAATCCGACAAAGCCATTCCCCTGCCGACGAGCGAAGACCACCCCGCCGCGCGCATGCCGCGTGCCGGCCACTCGACAGTCAACGACGCCGTCGCCCTGCTGACGAGCGACCACGACAAGGCCAAGCAACTGTTCCGCGAATACGAGCGCCTGGCCCGCATCGGCGACATCAGCCTGAAGGCGGATCTCGCGCTGCAGATCTGCATGGAACTGACGATCCACACGCAGCTCGAGGAGGAACTGTTCTACCCGGCGTTCCGCAGCGAAACGGGCGACGAGAAAATGGTGCAGGAAGCCATCCAGGAACACGCCGAGGCCAAGGAGCTGATCGCCCATATCCAGGGCATGTCCGGCGACGACCAGGACCTGGACAGCACGATGGCGCTGCTGCGCCGTGCCATCGAACACCATGTGACGGAAGAAGAGCAGGAAATGTTCCCGAAGGCGCGCCAGTCCGACGTGAACCTGGCCCGGCTGCGCGAGCAACTGGCCGACCGCAAGGAACAGCTGGAACATGACATGGGCGCGGCGCCCCTGCGCAGCGGCACCCGCGAGGCCGTGGGCGAACGGTCGGCGGTGGGCAAGGCCGACTCGTAA
- a CDS encoding KGG domain-containing protein, with product MATNQVDRDRGTDAGNVNSAGGGNSQRGDSGTGQKSTAKRGFAAMDEATQRQIASKGGQAAHQKGTAHEFDSEEARRAGQKGGEAVSRDREHMAEIGRKGGESRQSANRGARQGAKEDKR from the coding sequence ATGGCTACAAATCAGGTCGATCGGGACCGCGGCACGGACGCAGGTAACGTGAACAGCGCCGGCGGCGGCAACAGCCAGCGCGGCGACAGCGGCACGGGGCAGAAAAGCACGGCCAAGCGTGGCTTTGCCGCGATGGACGAGGCCACGCAGCGCCAGATCGCCAGCAAGGGAGGACAGGCCGCACACCAGAAAGGCACGGCGCACGAGTTCGATTCCGAGGAGGCGCGCCGCGCCGGCCAGAAAGGGGGCGAAGCCGTCAGCCGCGACCGTGAGCACATGGCCGAGATCGGCCGCAAGGGCGGCGAAAGCCGCCAGTCCGCCAACCGGGGCGCCCGCCAGGGTGCCAAGGAAGACAAACGCTGA
- a CDS encoding Dps family protein: protein MNEQFDKQQNQQKPSDDLKTPTDLGKKARKDVAEGLNALLADTFALYVKCKNFHWHVSGPHFRSHHLLLDEQAAAIYAMLDPIAERVRKLGGTTIRSIKHISQLQRIQDNDKEFVDATAMLEELRNDNQSLVKSMRDVHAVCDEDNDIATASLLENWIDEAEERIWFLFESTRGA, encoded by the coding sequence ATGAACGAACAATTCGACAAACAACAGAACCAACAGAAGCCGAGCGACGACCTGAAGACCCCGACCGACCTGGGCAAGAAGGCGCGCAAGGACGTGGCCGAAGGCCTGAACGCACTGCTGGCGGACACGTTCGCCCTGTACGTGAAATGCAAGAACTTCCACTGGCACGTGAGCGGCCCGCACTTCCGCTCGCACCACCTGCTGCTGGACGAGCAGGCCGCCGCCATCTACGCGATGCTGGACCCGATCGCCGAGCGCGTGCGCAAGCTGGGCGGCACGACGATCCGTTCCATCAAGCACATCTCCCAGCTGCAGCGCATCCAGGACAACGACAAGGAATTCGTCGACGCGACCGCCATGCTGGAAGAGCTGCGCAACGACAACCAGTCGCTGGTGAAGTCGATGCGCGATGTGCACGCCGTGTGCGACGAGGACAACGACATCGCCACCGCCAGCCTGCTGGAGAACTGGATCGACGAGGCCGAAGAGCGGATCTGGTTCCTGTTCGAGTCGACCCGCGGCGCTTGA
- a CDS encoding TOBE domain-containing protein encodes MDGQHLGGPDRVALLAAIGTHGSITQAARAVGMSYKAAWDAVEAMNNLAGAALVERLAGGKGGGGTRLTPRGVQLVENFRRLEAAHHRFIDHLDSQHDGSADALADLDLIRTMSMRTSARNQFAGTVTKVVTGAVNDEVTLAIVGGQQIVAIVTHDSTVSLGLAPGVAAFALVKASSIIVAVGGDAGRLSARNRLAGTIARVRTGAVNSDVTIALPGGGTIGATVTRDSEEALELREGIAATAVFKASSVIVGVA; translated from the coding sequence ATGGACGGCCAGCACCTGGGTGGCCCTGACCGCGTCGCGCTTTTGGCGGCGATCGGCACGCACGGCTCGATCACGCAGGCCGCCAGGGCCGTCGGCATGAGCTACAAGGCCGCCTGGGATGCCGTCGAGGCGATGAACAACCTGGCCGGCGCCGCGCTGGTGGAGCGGCTGGCTGGCGGCAAGGGCGGCGGCGGCACCCGCCTGACGCCGCGTGGCGTGCAGCTGGTCGAGAATTTCCGCCGGCTGGAAGCGGCGCACCACCGCTTCATCGACCATCTCGACAGCCAGCACGACGGCAGCGCCGACGCGCTGGCCGATCTCGACCTGATCAGGACCATGAGCATGAGAACCAGCGCACGCAACCAGTTTGCCGGCACCGTGACGAAGGTGGTGACCGGCGCCGTCAACGATGAAGTGACGCTGGCGATCGTCGGCGGGCAGCAGATCGTCGCCATCGTCACGCACGACAGTACCGTCAGCCTGGGCCTCGCGCCCGGCGTGGCGGCATTCGCGCTGGTAAAAGCGTCGTCGATCATCGTGGCGGTGGGAGGCGACGCGGGCCGGCTGTCGGCCCGCAACCGGCTGGCCGGGACCATCGCGCGGGTGCGCACGGGGGCGGTCAATTCGGACGTGACGATTGCGCTGCCGGGCGGCGGCACGATCGGTGCGACGGTCACGCGGGACAGCGAGGAAGCGCTCGAGCTGCGGGAAGGGATCGCGGCGACCGCCGTGTTCAAGGCCAGCAGCGTGATTGTCGGGGTCGCATAG